The following coding sequences are from one Nicotiana tomentosiformis chromosome 3, ASM39032v3, whole genome shotgun sequence window:
- the LOC104096064 gene encoding NDR1/HIN1-like protein 26: MSPIDVRSPKHCDEKGYNFSVEKVLPIKKLFFGFSTIFLSILSFIFLLYLTLHPTKPNFTLREADIYQLNLSGPRRLLNSSIQLTLVSKNPNKKVGIYYDELQVYASYKGQQITLYTSLPPFYQGHEDSNFLSASLIGNGLPVDPSFGYEVQRDQSAGKLVMNLKASGRLRWKVGTWVSGRYRFNVDCVAIMPFGPSLPAGPLTFRQGAQCSTTL; the protein is encoded by the coding sequence ATGTCTCCAATTGATGTAAGATCTCCAAAACATTGTGACGAGAAAGGGTATAACTTCAGCGTAGAAAAAGTACTCCCAATTAAGAAGTTATTCTTTGGCTTCTCTACCATTTTCCTCTCTATTCTATCATTTATCTTTCTTCTGTATCTCACTCTCCACCCAACGAAGCCCAACTTTACTCTGAGAGAAGCTGATATTTATCAACTCAACCTCTCAGGTCCACGCCGACTTCTCAACTCCTCCATTCAACTCACACTAGTATCCAAGAATCCAAACAAGAAAGTAGGAATATACTACGATGAATTGCAAGTGTATGCTTCTTATAAGGGCCAGCAAATTACTCTTTACACTTCTCTTCCTCCATTTTATCAAGGACATGAAGATAGTAATTTTTTGTCTGCCTCTTTGATTGGGAATGGATTGCCAGTGGATCCTTCTTTTGGTTATGAGGTGCAACGTGACCAAAGTGCTGGAAAATTGGTAATGAATTTGAAAGCAAGTGGTAGGTTAAGATGGAAAGTTGGAACTTGGGTTTCTGGAAGGTATAGGTTCAATGTAGATTGTGTTGCTATTATGCCTTTTGGACCTTCCTTACCAGCTGGTCCCCTCACTTTTAGACAAGGAGCTCAATGTTCTACCACTCTTTGA